A stretch of Phragmites australis chromosome 12, lpPhrAust1.1, whole genome shotgun sequence DNA encodes these proteins:
- the LOC133887477 gene encoding adenylyl-sulfate kinase 3-like: MLARAASRPCSGAGDVPCRHAPSTRPWGPVGLARGAARRGQGAVVKLVAARPATLVAAATDGKQIVNGSAVAGISKLVTSTVGKSTNILWHDCPIGQHERQKLMNQKGCVVWITGLSGSGKSTLACALSRELHSRGHLTYVLDGDNLRHGLNRDLSFKAEDRAENIRRVGEVAKLFADAGLICIASLISPYRSDRRACRSLLPNSSFIEVFLNAPLEVCEARDPKGLYKLARAGKIEGFTGIDDPYEPPSDCEIVIQCKVGDCPSPKSMADQVVSYLEANSFLQE; the protein is encoded by the exons ATGCTCGCGAGGGCTGCTTCCCGGCCGTGCTCCGGCGCCGGCGATGTCCCGTGCCGCCACGCACCGAGCACGAGGCCGTGGGGGCCTGTTGGCCTAGCCCGTGGAGCTGCGAGGAGGGGCCAAGGAGCTGTCGTCAAGCTCGTCGCCGCGAGGCCGGCGACGCTCGTGGCGGCGGCCACCGACGGGAAGCAGATCGTCAATGGGTCGGCCGTCGCAG GCATCAGCAAGCTTGTGACCTCGACTGTTGGAAAATCGACAAATATCCTGTGGCATGACTGCCCTATAGGGCAGCATGAGAGGCAGAAGCTAATGAACCAGAAGGGTTGTGTTGTGTGGATCACTGGCCTAAGTGGTTCAG GAAAGAGCACGCTCGCATGCGCGCTGAGCCGCGAGTTGCACTCTAGAGGGCATCTGACATATGTTCTCGACGGTGACAATCTCAGGCACGGGTTGAACCGGGACCTCAGCTTCAAAGCAGAGGACCGGGCTGAAAATATACGCAGAGTAG GAGAAGTTGCAAAGCTATTCGCGGACGCTGGCCTGATCTGCATTGCTAGCTTGATATCGCCTTACAGAAGTGATCGAAGAGCTTGTCGCAGTTTACTGCCGAATTCTTCATTCATAGAG GTGTTTCTGAATGCTCCGCTTGAAGTATGTGAAGCGAGGGATCCGAAAGGCCTGTACAAGCTTGCCCGTGCCGGCAAAATCGAAG GGTTTACTGGAATAGATGATCCTTATGAACCACCTTCTGATTGTGAG ATAGTGATACAGTGCAAAGTTGGGGACTGCCCTTCACCTAAATCAATGGCTGATCAAGTAGTGTCGTATCTCGAAGCAAATAGTTTCTTACAGGAATAA